Within Paralichthys olivaceus isolate ysfri-2021 chromosome 14, ASM2471397v2, whole genome shotgun sequence, the genomic segment ACATCCCTGGGCAGTTTAGCTCTCCCTCTACTGGTTATCATGAGCATTTCATAGGGGTACACCTTCAGAAGGAGACACTCGTCAGTGAACAGGTCAAACCTACAAGCTAGAGTCAAGCTGCAAAAACCTTACAAACCATTTCTTATTTAGCCCAACTATAAAATTTGGAGACTTTGACACAGGGAACACTGGGTGGGAGAACAGGTATGTGACAGGAGGCTGACTGGGAGTGAGAGCTTGATATTGTTTTTGGTTGTCAGGGAAATGCGGGGTGTTACGGTGTGAACACTTATTTTTGGGTGTAGACACGTGCAATAGATTAGGTAAGGGCAAGAACATGAGATATTTAAcagtctgtatgtatgtatatctttaatgcaaactaaaataaaaaacaccatcAGTCATGTAAGTTCAATAAATCCACTTGGGAGTGATTGTCCTGGTGCATTTTCTACATTTCTATATAGCTAATCCCATCTGTACAGGAATAAATGAGAGTTAGCATTTTAGCGGAAATGCTCAGTAATAAGCAACTAGAAGTTCTTCGAGGCCTCTGACCAACTCATATCCACACAGTTATGTGTACACTCCCTTATATACTAGACAGTATATAGTGATATGAGTTGTTCGGATGACAATCTGGGCGTTGGATTCTCCACTGTATGCTGCATACAGTATCCAGCCACTGTAAGTTAAAAGCTATGTGAAGATGAGCATGGAGAAGCCAGCATGCTGTAAGCACTACAGAGTGACTCGGCAGCTCCTGAAGCAGCATGCTAAATCAGGAACCCAGCAAATGTGAGTCTTTCACTTCcagtaaatctgttttttatcaTCTCCCTATTTCTACCACAAATGTCACCACGCCATGAGGGCGAACACAACTagctgattatttttatttcaccctgTTCGTTTGGACTCATCTCTTTGTCTTGGTCAAATTGTCGAGACTTTCTCTAAATTAGATGTGACAATATCCTTATTTTCAAGTTAAAAGGGCACTTTTTAATCAGCAGtataataaaaatgtccaacatgttttttgtgtggaTTACATTGCTGTCATCAgtacaaaaagaagaagatacTTGCTTTTGGTTCCAACATATTAGGCATAGATACTCCCCTGTCCATCCTTGCAAGTGCTGCACGGCCATCCTTAATGTGCTAAAGAATagaacatacacaaatgtaatatAGTGGAAGGGGTAATGGCATGAATATGTCCACGAATGGCAGTGGGCACAGTTTTCATTGGATGGAGCAAGTAGCTTTGATGCTATTCTAGAAGTTAATAAAGATGGGCAGTCGTTTACATGTTTTCTGAATgtctctggagttttttttctctatatatgatttgaaatgtgacattaaGCTTGAGTCATAACACTGGATAACAACACACAGAACAAGACATGAGGCGATGGTTGTACATTGCATTTACAGTTTACTGGTTCAGCTACTGGGCAGTGCATGTTTTGGCCACTAGTAAAATCACTGCACTGCAAACCCCGTAGTTGACAATTAATCAAACAGTGACGCAAGCAAGTAGCAGGAGTTGCCTGTGGGCATTCAGGGCAAAGTATCTCTTGCAACCCAGGAGCAAGCAAATGTATGATGCAAGGGGAGGAAGCATGCCATGTGAGAAAGCAGATGAGAGACATACCTGAAACTCTGCAGGACAAAATGGGACAGAAAATGAGACTCACAGTTAATGGTTTTGCTGTCATATCCCCCCGCCAGGCTTCTATCTACAACACTGCTGTCCCTGACCAAACATTGTGTGAATAATTATGCCAAGTATTTTTATAGTTCAAAATGCACTTCCATTTATTGTGTACACTTAGCAAGCCATTTCTGAGTACCGATGCTGAACAGCTCTGGTGAAATTGGCCAGAGATTTACTTGGTGGCCATATTAGTGAGCTCTCACCTCTGCCTCCCCCACACATGTCGCTGTAGCTGTTGTACTGGGTGAAGTCCGTGGACTGGGGCTGCCGAAGCACAGGGAGCAATACATCAACACAGACGTGGATATTTTGTTCCAGACCAGAATGATATTTAAAGGGTAATTCTCAACCTGGGTATTTTAGGTACTCAACCTCGTATTTTTCAACCCTATGTTTATCAATGTGAGTTGAATTCTGGAATTCGCCTTTAAATTCACAACAGTCTATAAAACATGGAAAGAATTACTGTTTCTGCCACTGGAGCcaagaaaaagtaaaatcaacAATCAATTTCTAAtgacttcatgtgtgtgttacataaaCAGCATGAATATAGAATGTATCATATGATCCAACTGTAAATATGAGCAGGGGTCTCACCCGATGTAGCCCATTCCTTCCATAGCCCGGcaaagagtttgtttttgttggtgaAGTTGGATCTGAAACATAAACATTGTTGAAATTGAGGAACATAAACATCTAGAgcaaattaatttatttataaatttGCTATTCAACAATCCAGACCAGACACAAATAGGTGCACAGGTCTTGTGTTCCTGTACATTGCTGACAACTCAAGAGCGTATTAGCTGATGAAGCTGCTCCGTACCTGCGTCACAGTTGCTCTGTTTAGGGTCGTAGCGCTGAGCAGAGAGACTACGTGCGTGACGCTCCCtgatctgttgtttttccatctCCTCCTTCAGAATGAGCTTTCCTAAACCAGACTgaatctaaacacacacacgtttaattaatttacagaacatacacacataagCATCAGtctataaaataaacatgaacaaTACAAAGCATGCATCTCAGGCACATGATATCCAAATATGCATTACCACTCGTACATATAGTTTCCAGAAGGTTTATGATTAATGTGGAATATACTTTAACTACAATAACAAAGACAGTGTGTATTTACATTAGCTTTAGTTGCTGTTTCAATATTGACCTTGTTGAGATGTTCCTCCTGGAGCTGCTTTCTTTTCAAggcctcttcttcttcgtcttctctGGATCGTCTCCTCCCTTCTGAACCTATGGGTACTGTACACAAGCCAAGAAAGttacagagaacacacacacacatctctctagTGTAAAGCCATGCTTCATGTGTACTTGTTTAgtacaaaagaagaaaatgcttCAGTGACAGTTCAAGTTTAGAGAATGGCAGAAAGCTTTAGCTGCTTCGTTGGGCTGTATAGAGCAgtgaggaacacacacagtagGTGGACGATAGAACACAAATGAGAGACAGAGTTGACGAGACAAACATAAGGACTTATTGGAATATTTGGCTGCACTGACACGACGGATGTTTAAACTCCATCAGTCATGTCGAGATTTGACCGGATGTTAAATACACAGAACAGCACGATgtaagacagacacacaaaaggtCAGTTTGAAGTCAGTCTCAGTTATCTCTGTCCTAGTCATTTGTGGCACTGTTGCGTACAGCTAGAGCACCAGTCATGTGCAGCAGGTGAACACAAAGTGGCGGAACTGATGCCACCTCAAGCAGAAAATAACACGGCTGCAACAGAAACCAAACCGCATGTCCGCTTTAGTGCAAGCAAAACTGAAAAGCAGGTTACGGTGACGCCTGAGTAACAGCCTGAGCTCTGAGAGAAGCAGGGATGCATTTAAGCTTTTGGGGGGGGCAGCTGGTAAAGGAGAGTTAGGTGTCTGTTGAACCCCTGCAAGCATCGGGAGCCTACTGTACCTAATACAGTGAGAGAGTAGGGCCAACGGTCGCCCTCACTCCGCGAGCTGTCATCCGGAGAGGGAGCATGGGCTGCGGGGAAGGTGGCGgatctgatgatgtcatcagccgACTTGCTTTGAAGTGCTATGGCAGCTGTATCTATAGGTTGGTAATCATGGGAACTGATCTATCAGTGTCAGGGTCACAGTGTCAAACCAACAGTTAACATCATAGAACCATCTTAGTCTTGGTTCATCTTGGTTTAAGATAAAAGCCTTGCACAGTGCAAAACATGTCTTTCCTAACAAGTCACTGGATATTAGATAGAGCcctaaaatcaaacaaatagaCAAACTGTCTTTGGGTGAGAGTCAGTGTGGTTCTAAGGATGTTTTTGCTGACATCAGGTCAGAAAATACTCCAGCTGCAGTATATTCTACACAAGTCAAATTTTCTCGCGCCGTtaccattttcttttcaaatccaTCCTAAAACAAGACTATGCAACTCCTGATCAAAGGTTGATTCTAGAAGAAATATCACTTTTGCTGCTGAAGCCTTTCTTGAAGCAGCGTTCCATAATGATGCGCGTAGCAAACAGCTCTTGACTAGTTAAGGCTAAAAATAGGCATCAATTAGAATGACACTAAAGTGGAAGCGATAACTCTCCTTACATCTCAGGACAGACTTCTGTCCCACAAAGGAtatgacattttctgtgtgcATTCATCTTGTAATTAGACAATCGGCCGTTGCATCTTATTGTGTCTGTTAATTTCTTAGACATGGTTGCATCACCTTTGACAAAGGCTGGGTACAGGTCAAGCAGAGCAGGAAGCAGTGCCTCTGACAGGTGACTGGAGATAAAGTGTTCTTGTGAGTGCACAGATTTATCATTGACTATTCGTGTAAGTAACAATTATACTGCTGGATAACCTGCTAggtccagacttttttttattacactaccttgatgtttcatgtttattcAGTTTACATATTTACAGTTATCCATGTACATAACATACAAGTATTCTACTTCTCATATTATTTCCAGGTGTAAATCTGTAGTAAGTTTGAAACAGCGTACTGAGGCCTGAAAATGAAGGATTCtgttttcactgggttgtttcATTGCTTGTTAATAGTAAATATTTGAACAGCTACCATACATGTGATTTGCATGTTCCTCAATACTGCACTAGTGACGTGTATACAGTTAATTCTAAGGGCTAATACTACTTCTTCAGTCAGAGAGGTAAAGATGTCTAGGCAGAGAGCAGCGAGACATACTACGGGACACACTTTAAGCACAGGAAAGACAGGCAGCATGAAATCATGAGACAGGACAGACACTGTGAGATTAATTACTTGGTGCATTTTCTAGGTTGACTGCTTTTGGGGGGAGGATGCTGGAGTCAATTGGTTTGTCTGATAGTTTGGGCGGATTTTCAGATGTTTAGGGTCGAATGCAGCCCATCTTTAGTTTTAGAGagatttcaaacaatatcaATGAAAGCATTGAGCTCTGCTTCACCATCTGTAAAAGCCACTGCACACAACAGCTTCTTGTATGGTATGCCCACTAGAGGCTAATATGGTCTAAACCtactttttaatcacatttgaCTAGGTTGAGTTCACCTTTTCTGCTTAgttacattttcacagatatGGTTATCACAAAAGTAAAACAAGATTATAACACCCAAGGGTCTCGAGCAAAAGTTACACAATCTCGTTTTAAGAAATGACTCGTTGTGACATTACTCCTGTGACTTGTCAAGATGGACAGAGTGCAGCGTAAAACAAGCTCcgggtcagacagaagaggattGGAGACAGACTTCAAACAgtgctcacacactgacactgggGGTGAGTGCATggttaaatgaaaacacagtttcagGTGATTAACAAAAGCACTTTCACTTAAGAACCAAGCTCTATAACATCATCACCAAGTGGTTCCCAAAGTTTTTATTATGAGGTTCCCCCACAGTCCTATCAGATATCCACAAACTCTTCCACACTCAAAATGTACAGTGctactgaatatatttttatataactgACTTGTCATTGTTTCAACCATTGACCTATTAAGTTTAGCAAAATATTTCAACCTGTTATCCATTACTTTGAGCTATTTCCACGATTTATCCATCACTTATTGCAATTTTTACTCTTAGCTTCTTGTTTAGGATTCTGCATTTGCTTGCTCACCTTTCATGCACTCTTACATCCAATCACACATAGTGTTTTTTAGTGTTACGGCTGAATTAATAAGTGGATAAcgttttttaatcaaattataaTTTCTATTTATTCAAATGGGTTGAGCTACTCCACAGTCTTCTACCCCCTGGAAATTGCAGTAGTACTGGATATAAACTAACCCTGGTGGAGAATCACATCACCAATAGTGTAACTTTGGAGTAGGgctcacagacagacatttttcttttcagtttttacagaTACAAGATACTCTGAATTTAAATGATAATAAGGAAAGTTACCGTGTTGTTTGTAGATGGGTGGTTTTCTGTAGATGTTGATCCCCTgatctgaaaacatttaaatatagaCAGAAAAGACATTTACTGGATATACAGAGTgcagctatttaaaaaaaaattaaaaatagattGGGATTAAATTAACTGGCACCCTCTTCTTGTGATAGATCTGTACAGTCATGAAAGAAGAGGGGAGAAAGCAATCCCAAACAAAGtataatgagagagagagagactgatagatagagagactgatagatagatagatagatagatagatagatagatagatagatagatagatagacagacagacagacagacagacagacagacagacagacagacagacagacagacagacagatagatagatagatagatagatagatagatagatagatagatagatagatagatagatagatagcaaGATAGAGGGGGAGAGCAGTGACAGGGTGCGCTCCAGCTCCTACCTGGGAGGTGGAAATGTTTAGGGGTCTGAGAGAGAGGCGGAGTGACCGGCCGGCTGTCAGGCCTGAGCGGGAGTGGGGAGCTCCGGCCACTTGGTGGGTCAGTGCCTCCAGTGAGAACAACCAAGAACAGAACATAAGCAAGCGGGATAATAGAGGGGAACCACAGTATGAACGTTGCAACACACCAGGACCAACGGGACCAGTCGACGTCACTTTGAGCGGATGGGAGACAGAATTCTGTTTGGTTCTGATAAATGCAGTTAATGGAGCTGAGCTCTATGTGGAGGATGAAGGTAGGAAAGCGGatcaaagcagcagagtttaaaaTAGCCAGATTAAATGCTGTATGAAGTATTAAGTCGGTTCAGCTGTTGTATAATATGAGTTCACAGTTTGGCAAAAGTTAAGAAATGAAaatttcccagcatgcaaaGGCAAACTTATATTACAAAACCTGACATTTTTATCTCTTCCTCGAGTTTACTAGAGTCAGGAGACTGATTCagaaaatgccaaaaaaaaaaggcttccATCATCCAACATTCAGGGAAGTATCAGTTTGGATGTAGGATttggattattattatgtgCATGCAAAGCTGCAAACACAGCGACTGTCTTTATCTTTGGCAGAGGCTGTGTTAGTCAGAGGTGAAGTTAGTGCCTTGGCTGGATGGGTTTACCAATGTCATGGGTTTGACCATTCAGGGATGAAGTTCTATTGTAATGAAAAAATGAAGATGGATCCAGAGCAGCTGATGTGGCATAGAGGGGGAGGAGGCATCCCGGGTGATGATGGAGATGACGTTTTGCCTTGAGGGGTGGGTGGCAAAGAGTTGAGTGGGGCCCTTACCTTGGCTATGGGGGAGGAAGTGGTGTCTGAAAGGGGAGTTGGGGCGGGAGTCACTATTTCTGGAGCCCACACTGTTACTGCACAGGGAGGAGCAGAGCTTCTGCATGCCTGTCAGAGCCTCTGCAGTGAGGGAGTGACAGGGGGACAAAACCCCAGGACCAGGCAGCAGAGGTGGACAATGTGGGGGAGGAGATAGAGGGTGAGAAGGTGAGGGAAGATATGCGGGAATCAAATGtcgaaaaaaaggaaataaaagacagGCAGTGAGTGAGGGGTAAGGTGTCTTCAAGATGAGCAGTAAGAAACAAGGAAGAGTAATAATCTTTTTAACGGAAAGAATCGTAAACAAAAAGTTGTGTTCTTTAAGGTTGTTATCCTGCAAAAGGAGGGACAGTTCATCAAGTGAAACTCTTCTACATCTACCGTGACCCTAACAACTATCATCTTCCTAAGATCTCATCTATACATGTCCATGTCTGATATCACTGTAATATacatggacagacacacacacagacacacacagacacacacacacacacatacacacatacacacactaacctTAGCCTAACCATAACCATTAACCTTAACCATAACATAAACTTAACTTCAATGTCTTTTTTGATAATTTACATTAACCCTTACCCCATAAAGAATACAAGTCCCCTTAGTATGAcaatgtaaacagatttaggtccccacagcatgagtaatacctggaccacacacacacacacacacacatgcaatggCACACACTGCATACACACAAGTACTCACCTGGCCTGTGAAAATGCTGTGGGGACCGTGACAAGGTTGGGGTGTAACCATGGCGATTATAAACTGGTGATCCTATGGAGCCCTGACTTGTCGACCTTTGGAGGATGCGTTCCCTTCTGTCGTAGGTGccctgacatacacacacacgcacgcacacacacacacatattattttattacatatgGTATTAGGGTTGCAATCAGGGGACAGGGAATTTGACAAAATGATGCTTACCTCAGCAGGTGGGGTTGGTGACATGTTCCTTGAGGACTAGAAAGAATCAAACAAGTCTGAATTACAGCTTTGTCAGTTAATCTAGATAATGTTGGACTGCTCCACACAGCCAGAAGTGAATATCATAGCATTAACGGGCTATAAAAACACCCCTCATGACTTATCTGCTGACCTTCCACATTTTTGGTTTCTACAAGGCACACAGCCTCATTTTTATGTGACACACACCTTGCATGCTGTTATTCCTTTGCAATGTAGGGTCATTCGTAATCATCAGCACATGCTGACGTATCTTACCTTGTCATCGGGCAGCGGGGAGCGTTCCCTCCTGGCAGTGTGGAGCTGTGAGGGAGACAGAAGGTCAGTACTGCGTAAAAGCTTATTTAGTAATATCACACAATCTGTAAAGACCCCCGTGTGTTCATTTATATCTCTAGAGGAAAGTCACACGCCAAGGCAAACAGATGATCATTTGAAGAGTATTTGTCTTTTTGCACAGTTCTGTTTGTGCATAAAGTTAGAGTGCATGCAGGAAAGAAAGCAtgcagtctgtgtgtttacctctCCCACActctctcgtctctcctctctctcatccaggGAGGTGCTGTACATAGGTTCATAGGTAATAAGATCAGGACGCTCAATGTCATAAATGGCTTTGACTTTTGGAATAGCAGCTAGGTCTCTGTAATCAAGGATCTCATTGTCTACTTTTGCCTAGGGAGACAAATAAAGacattgtacacacacacacacacacacacacaagagtaaAGGGAGATTACTACAGTAATACAGTGCTATCAATGAACAAGGTGCAACTGTTGTTATAACAATACGGATGAGGTTATGTctggagagacagagcagctAAGCGTAGCTCTGCATCATATCTTACATAGATCGTGTGACCCGGTGAGCCCGGTATGCTTGAACCAGGTCTGGAACAAATACTCTCGGATGACGACCTCGTAGGCTGTGAGAGGAAAATACACAAGTGGCTATTAGTCACAGTCAtaactgtttctgtttgtctgtcaagCTGTTGGTCTCCCATGATCCGCAGCCCCCTGTCATCTGCACATCACCCTGAGATTATCACCCAAAACACAATTCATTTCACCGTTTAGCCTTAATACTACATGAGCGATGAAGAggaaatatatttatgtttcatgAATTGCATGAAGTACGTTTGAAATACCAACATGTCATCTCGTGATTGGGTCATTCATTTGCAAATTTGCAAAGTGAATGAGACTGTAGTGCTGTGATTGTATGCTCTAAAGAACCCCATGCCTGCTGATGGGAGATGAACAGTTTGGATGGCAGCAGCAGGTCTGAATGTAGAGTAATTAAATGAGATTTTCACTAATGGTTTAAATGGGGATTTTAGAAAAAGGCAAATTAGACGAGTCTgctccttcaaatgtgtctttgcttCATGCACCTCTGATATGAGCACACAAGACTGAATGGCCTCGTATGACACAAAGAGAAGGGCACTGCAGGCTGTCTCCAGAAGATGGCAGCATACAGTGCATTGTGTCCTATGTACAGTATATGGTGAAGGAACACAGGATGATGCCATCTCATAGCCAATAGCGAATACAGTAcctgcctttctgttttttggagGAATAAGAGGGACGGAGGCAATAGCTgtggaggaagggagagggggGGTTCACAGGACATCACACAGGGGTTGTGCCGCTCCAGCCTGACTCACAGTTCACATACGTACATCAAAGCCAACATGTCCACATGTAAATATGCACATGAACAAgtatttcaacacacacacacacacacacacacacacgtaatggcacacactcacacgacACCACCTGAATAGTCAAATGCCACAGTGGGATAGTTTAGCAGTACAGCAGGAGTGGTTCAGAATCGCTTGTTACATATTCTGAATTTTTCTCTTTTCGAGTAAAACACCGTCATGAGACATGAACAGTAAGGGGCTTTCAGTCAGGACAAAGTCAAGGACAATGGAGTCAGTGACAGACAAATTCCTACCCGctccctgtgtctctcctctgttctgGTCGTGTTCTTGCAGCCGGGATGCCAAACTGTGgatcctgaggaggaggagttcaAATATTTAGAACAACAgatatatatgcaaataaagaatattcacagaaatgtttaatgtatttCCACACATGACGAGATGTGATTAATTCATTCTGTGACACACTGTCAGCACTAGGTGAGCTGTCAATGCAACATTGATCATAGTGGGAATCACAACAATGTTCTTATGCGCTAACATATCCACAGACTAGCAGCCAATTAAAAATTAGTAATATCACACATTTGGGAATATTACACCATCAGTGCttgaaataaaatatctatTAAAGCCAGACAGATATATATGTTGACCCTATAAAAAAACAGCCTATATGAGccttttcacagacatatcgGCACAGTGCTGaataaacaatacagaaaagatgtgcatttatgtttatataggctatgtaaaaaaaatcaagttctTTATATTtggtggtgttttcatttcatttactgatgatataatatataatattatatcatACAATAAAGTATAATACCATTTGTGGTTAAATGGTCAAATATCAAGACTCAggaacatttctttgtcattaagGGTTTGAACCTCTTAGGAATTATTGTCaaattattactttttaaatatatcatcCGACATATCATTATCTCCTAATATCTCTATCGTCTTCAGCcctaaataatacatttctgaAGTGCTCTAATATCTATTATATCAAATTAAGATTGCTTGTAATAAGtatatgttttatatcatttaaCTTTCGGCCTACTGGTCTATGAACACAATGGAATTAAGTCTTGGGCTTTTTTCCAAACTACCTTATTTGACAAGAAACGAGTGTTTGCATAACAAATGCAGAAGATTCCACATAATGTGTCGACAACCTGGATAAAATTAACTATTTCTTGCCACACaatgtcatctgcacaacataTAGCAGATATAACTTGGaaccacaaaataaataataacaattttCCTCATTTTATATGCCAATCTACATATATTTACTTGTTGCTTGTCGTACTATTGTACCAATAACACTAATATACCACATCTAATCCCTTTGTTAATGGATTTCATTCCTGAGCTTTACTTAACCTCTGAACGAGCTTCAGTTTCAGCTCAGTATCTGGTTTTCATGTGACAGTGAGGACACGGGTTGGTTAGCTCACCTTGCAGATacatctcctctccctctgtgaacATCTGGTTGCACCTGCTGCATCTCGCACAGCTAGGGTGGTAGTGCTTATCTCCTgcctggaaaacacaaaagagcaCAAATGGACTTGACATCATAGAAAATGATGTGTGCAGTTGAGTGAGCAAGGCAGAGCTGCAACTTCCAGGAAATAAACCCAGTGGTCCAACTGCTCTCAGCTCTCTCATCCTTCCTCTGTAACACACAAGCCCTGTTTGTGCAATGAAGAGTTTCATCAGATCCTGTGCCCTGGAAACAGCTCTCTGTTCCTCCAACTTTAAAAGTGAACTCAAGACCAAGCTTTTTCGtctggctttaaaaaaaatatatttccatttatctatattttaagcttttttaatatttggtATCTCTTTTTTAATTCACTTCCTTGATTATTTTCGGTTTACTTAATATATTTTTCGTCTATTCTCTCtgaagattttttaaaaatctctttcattcacctttctgtttatttctattCGGTTCACTGATTTGTGGGTTAAGACCCACACAGGTTTTATGCCTGGGACCCCCGGCTGGTCAGTTGAGGCTGGGGAGGCCTCTAGATAAAAGGTGGGTCATCTTCGCGAGACGCGGGTGGGTCCAGTTGCTTCCGGGCACTTCTACAaaagggtgttttttttttattcaggacCACCATGACGCTGGCCAGTTTGACAGAGTTAACCTGCTTTCAGACATCTGAGTGTTTCTCTTTATGAAAACCTGCGTAATGAAATCCAGTAAAACGATCTGACAGCAACAGAGGCTCAATTCCCACTGATGTGGCAATTTGCATGCAGAGTGCTCCATTATAAACGCCCGTGTGACTTTGACTGGGGGATGATAGATACCCAAATGAAACTTTGCCTGCTCTATAACAACCCTCAGTAACAGGCAAGTGGCCTCTCAGAGATACGGAGCCACCGACTAATGTTTGCATTGACCTTttactgtataaaaaaaaaaacat encodes:
- the LOC109632351 gene encoding actin-binding LIM protein 1 isoform X2, which encodes MPTLPNLNSLGKLCSSSRSQNVDRVRVKRKSSVKRMSIIEDGHVAEVLYLIPKLYMEQLPYLDPNDYYLSERLNDVATVAHAQDTNHHSTEKPLIQCYKCGEPCKGEVLRVQNKHFHLKCFTCKVCGCDLAQGGFFMKNGEYLCTLDYQRMHGTRCNGCGDFVEGEVVTALGKTYHPACFVCTICKRPFPAGDRVTFNGKDCLCQYCVEPMSPGPKDILGSSNCAGCGRDIKNGQALLALDRQWHLGCFKCKACNKVLTGEYISKDGAPYCEKDYQIHFGVQCEACHQFITGKVLEAGDKHYHPSCARCSRCNQMFTEGEEMYLQGSTVWHPGCKNTTRTEERHRERLLPPSLLFLQKTERQPTRSSSESICSRPGSSIPGSPGHTIYAKVDNEILDYRDLAAIPKVKAIYDIERPDLITYEPMYSTSLDEREERRESVGELHTARRERSPLPDDKSSRNMSPTPPAEGTYDRRERILQRSTSQGSIGSPVYNRHGYTPTLSRSPQHFHRPGTDPPSGRSSPLPLRPDSRPVTPPLSQTPKHFHLPDQGINIYRKPPIYKQHDTAAIALQSKSADDIIRSATFPAAHAPSPDDSSRSEGDRWPYSLTVLVPIGSEGRRRSREDEEEEALKRKQLQEEHLNKIQSGLGKLILKEEMEKQQIRERHARSLSAQRYDPKQSNCDADPTSPTKTNSLPGYGRNGLHRPQSTDFTQYNSYSDMCGGGREFQVCLSSAFSHGMLPPLASYICLLLGCKRYFALNAHRQLLLLACVTV
- the LOC109632351 gene encoding actin-binding LIM protein 1 isoform X4, whose product is MPTLPNLNSLGKLCSSSRSQNVDRVRVKRKSSVKRMSIIEDGHVAEVLYLIPKLYMEQLPYLDPNDYYLSERLNDVATVAHAQDTNHHSTEKPLIQCYKCGEPCKGEVLRVQNKHFHLKCFTCKVCGCDLAQGGFFMKNGEYLCTLDYQRMHGTRCNGCGDFVEGEVVTALGKTYHPACFVCTICKRPFPAGDRVTFNGKDCLCQYCVEPMSPGPKDILGSSNCAGCGRDIKNGQALLALDRQWHLGCFKCKACNKVLTGEYISKDGAPYCEKDYQIHFGVQCEACHQFITGKVLEAGDKHYHPSCARCSRCNQMFTEGEEMYLQGSTVWHPGCKNTTRTEERHRERLLPPSLLFLQKTERQPTRSSSESICSRPGSSIPGSPGHTIYAKVDNEILDYRDLAAIPKVKAIYDIERPDLITYEPMYSTSLDEREERRESVGELHTARRERSPLPDDKSSRNMSPTPPAEGTYDRRERILQRSTSQGSIGSPVYNRHGYTPTLSRSPQHFHRPEALTGMQKLCSSLCSNSVGSRNSDSRPNSPFRHHFLPHSQGTDPPSGRSSPLPLRPDSRPVTPPLSQTPKHFHLPDQGINIYRKPPIYKQHVPIGSEGRRRSREDEEEEALKRKQLQEEHLNKIQSGLGKLILKEEMEKQQIRERHARSLSAQRYDPKQSNCDADPTSPTKTNSLPGYGRNGLHRPQSTDFTQYNSYSDMCGGGREFQVCLSSAFSHGMLPPLASYICLLLGCKRYFALNAHRQLLLLACVTV
- the LOC109632351 gene encoding actin-binding LIM protein 1 isoform X5, with amino-acid sequence MGERNTARNQPGYDGLCNYAQKITSCFGLDVAHAQDTNHHSTEKPLIQCYKCGEPCKGEVLRVQNKHFHLKCFTCKVCGCDLAQGGFFMKNGEYLCTLDYQRMHGTRCNGCGDFVEGEVVTALGKTYHPACFVCTICKRPFPAGDRVTFNGKDCLCQYCVEPMSPGPKDILGSSNCAGCGRDIKNGQALLALDRQWHLGCFKCKACNKVLTGEYISKDGAPYCEKDYQIHFGVQCEACHQFITGKVLEAGDKHYHPSCARCSRCNQMFTEGEEMYLQGSTVWHPGCKNTTRTEERHRERLLPPSLLFLQKTERQPTRSSSESICSRPGSSIPGSPGHTIYAKVDNEILDYRDLAAIPKVKAIYDIERPDLITYEPMYSTSLDEREERRESVGELHTARRERSPLPDDKSSRNMSPTPPAEGTYDRRERILQRSTSQGSIGSPVYNRHGYTPTLSRSPQHFHRPEALTGMQKLCSSLCSNSVGSRNSDSRPNSPFRHHFLPHSQGTDPPSGRSSPLPLRPDSRPVTPPLSQTPKHFHLPDQGINIYRKPPIYKQHDTAAIALQSKSADDIIRSATFPAAHAPSPDDSSRSEGDRWPYSLTVLVPIGSEGRRRSREDEEEEALKRKQLQEEHLNKIQSGLGKLILKEEMEKQQIRERHARSLSAQRYDPKQSNCDADPTSPTKTNSLPGYGRNGLHRPQSTDFTQYNSYSDMCGGGREFQVCLSSAFSHGMLPPLASYICLLLGCKRYFALNAHRQLLLLACVTV